The nucleotide sequence TTGCGGCGAATCCACCGCCGAAAAACAAGCACGGCAAGCAGAAGAACAGGAAACCCGCCGCCAAGTTGCGTTGGCAATGCCAACCGACAGGATGAGCTTATACCTGATCAACCAAGCGGAAAACCGCTGCAAAACCCATCCAGTCCACGAATGCAACGACATTGCCACACTGCGACAAAACATAGCCGATGCTGTAGCAAGCTGTAGCGGAAACACAAGCCACCTGTGCCAATTGATGGCCTATCCAGTCCAGCACCAGCCCGAAGACTTTGCCCAGCTCCCCCAAGGCATCGGCAACCCGTTACCCAGCTCCCCGTTTTACTGGGGGTTGGGTAATCCAGTCCTTGACCGTTACGCCACCCAAACCGGATACCGGGCAGAAGTCAGCAAACAATGGCTACAAGCTAACAAGCAACCCCTCTGGTTAGCATTAGCGGCACTGCTAACCCTGTTATTGGCATACGCTGGCAAACTGCTTCACACCGCTCACCAAGCACACAAGCGAGAAGCCCTGAAACACCAGCAACAGGCGGTGGAACAGGCCGATCAAGAAGCTTTGGCTCGAAAACAAGCCGAAGAACAGGCAGCAGTGCAGCAAGCTGAACAAGCCGAAGCCCAACGCCTTGCCAACGAACGCCAACGCCGTGAGCAAGCGCAATGGGAAGCCGACCAGATAGCTGCTGCACAAGCCAAGGCGGAACAAGCACGGTTGGAAGCCGAAGAACAGGCGGAAATGGACGAATTAGCTGCCATGTTTCGCGATGCGTTCAAAGGGGTGAAATGACGTGTTCTTTTAAGAGTTCCTCATCAGCAACCCCCAGTTTTCTGGTGTCCTGTAAAAAATCAGCCTGCACGGTGAACCGCTTGAGTTCACCCGTGCCAGTATCCAGCACGTAGTAACGCTTTCCCAGTGCGTCAGGAGCGGTTTGAACGGCAAGGACAAAGGCATCTTTTTTCAGGTAGGAATCCACTTGCCCAGTGATAACTTGCCGTTGCTCACCGGCTACGGTGCGGGCTATGAAATTGTTCCCCCAATGTTCATAGCTGTACCCGTTGCCCAGCTCCACGGAATAATCAGCGGAACAACCCGCCAGCATAAACAGCATTGCGAAACCCAGTTTTTTCATGGTGTCCTCAAATCGGATAAAACTATATCCACCCAGCAGCACGGGTAGATTCTTGGGGTAAAGGGGCTTGCCCCTTTGTAGCGGCGCATTCCAGTAAATCGAAGTGATGGCATTACCCCGCGTAATCCCGCTACTGCGGCTCTACTGGTGGTATTAAAACCATGAACTGACGGTCTTGGTATGGGGGTTTACCCCCATCTGCGGCAGTTCAGGTTTGCACGAATGTTGCTAGAACCGCACAGAATCGCTTTTAAGCGTTTTAATGGCTCTAGCTATAGTTCTTCATGGCTAATCATCAAAAAGCCGCGTAGCGGCTCAATAAGTGCGTCGTAGACGCTCCTTTTCCTTGGGTGCGTTAGCACCCACAGATACCCACGGGCGTAGCCCGTTCCTTATGGTCACGTATGTGACTATCTGCCTGACGTGTTTCCGGGCTATACGCTTGTATGTGATTTGCTTGCAGTGCATGGATTTCAAATCCTATGGGACTTTGGTGACGTTTATGCAAGTTCACCTGTTTTACGCTCATTGCCGCTGGGCTAGTGGGGTGCAACAAAAGTTGCACCCCTTGCAGCATTGTACCGAAGAAGGCGCGTCAAGGCTGAAATGAACGCGCCATAGGCGCGGCCTTGACCCGGAAGAGAGCATAAAGTGTTTTGACACAATAGCGTTCTTAGGAGGAATTCCGTGCTGTTTTTTTAACCAATACATGCTTTAAGAATTATATATTTAATATTAATACATTAAGAGCCACTACAAGCCGCTTCTAGCTTACGTTTCAGAGGCTAACTTAGGAGGAATTCCGTGCTAACTTAGGAGGAATTCCGTGCTAACTTAGGAGGAATTCCGTGCTAACTTAGGAGGAATTCCGTGCTAACTTAGGAGGAATTCCGTGCTAACTTAGGAGGAATTCCGTGCTAGGGTGTTGACAACTTGACTCCCCATGTTAAACTTAGGAATAAGCTACCGGACACCTAATAATGAAAGACCTTGTTATAAAACCTAACCATGTTATCAAATCCAACCATGTTATAGAGGCTAGTTACCGCCTCACTTTGCAAGAACAACGGGTTGTATTGATGTGTATAACCCAAATTAAGAAAGGGCAAAAGATTGATGCTTACACCCCTTTTGTAGTTACTGCTTCTGATTTCTCGGATATGTTTTCCATACCACTTACAGGGGCATATTCAGAACTACAAACTGTAGCAGATCGTTTATATGAGCGTTCTGTGACGGTTTATCAACCCGATCCAGAAGAGCCTACTTTAGAGGCAACCCGTACCCGGTGGATTTCAGCTATTGATTACATTCCAAAAACTGGAAAAATCCGCCTTTACTTTGCAGCAAAAATGATTCCTTACATTTCTATGCTTGAAGGTGGATTTACCCGCTATAACATGGAATACATTGCAAAAATGAATAGTGTTTACGGTGTTCGGTTTTATGAGCTAATGAAAAGCTGGTTGTTTGGTGAAGCGAGAAAGACAAAGACTGTAGGGATAGATGAAATCAAAGAGCTTTTAGCTCTGAAA is from Thiothrix unzii and encodes:
- a CDS encoding RepB family plasmid replication initiator protein codes for the protein MKDLVIKPNHVIKSNHVIEASYRLTLQEQRVVLMCITQIKKGQKIDAYTPFVVTASDFSDMFSIPLTGAYSELQTVADRLYERSVTVYQPDPEEPTLEATRTRWISAIDYIPKTGKIRLYFAAKMIPYISMLEGGFTRYNMEYIAKMNSVYGVRFYELMKSWLFGEARKTKTVGIDEIKELLALKDSKGNYQYPSIKDFKLNVLNKAISDINEHSDLNASYEDKKTGRKITHFTFTFGLKVKEQGKVKEPEQSKFEAENKPKIQRTRKVEQHDKSDVQAVIEDLLGMQNLAKMAGKPLAEMATPQQMEKYRKYNLI